From Bradysia coprophila strain Holo2 unplaced genomic scaffold, BU_Bcop_v1 contig_145, whole genome shotgun sequence:
ACTGTGCACCTCTATGGCTGCATAAGAAATTTTCACCTTGAAAGCTCAcgtaaattgatttgatttctAGAACGAAatagaaatcaatttctatttaaagcacggaattttgaaaaccgacacattttctgttcatgtgttttacttgagtttctgatttctccatataaaaatacatgcaaaatttacaaaaaaaaacaataaaccacaaaacagaaaatgtgtcggttttcaaaattccgcgagtgtaagTAAAAGTATTGCGAACGTGACGTGTAAAAATCAACTAAGCCATGAAATCTATGGAAATCGATCGCTTaatggatttttaattttattcttgAACTCGATTACAACgttcaataatattttctccTACCACTGAACTTACACtgataaaaaactaaaaaaaaaaaaaaacacgggACTCGAACCCGACAAAAGGTGACTGCATGTTTTTCATGTATCTTTTCGCTACGATTACTAGTCTTCGTCGTTCACACTGAGCCAACGAGTCACCCGAAAAAGTCGGTTTTAATCGACAATATAAAGTAACAGTTCATAATAGAACAAcctgtgtgtgtatgtgtgttaCATGAAAGTGTTTGTATGTATCGTACACGTACGTATCGAGCGAATTGCATCTAGTTATTTAAAATGGAAGTTGTGCATTTTGTGATATGTAAAGAGATTTTggcttaaaaaaaacttcgccactagaaacataaaaaaataccagaaaatcaatttgagtCTCAAGTCTCAGACTCAGAGACTGTATCTATGCTGTTACCATCTACTATGACCTAATTATGTCAGCATTATGTTAGCAACCAATGACATAATTGTGGGATGTCATTGTTAGCAACAACAGTAGAAACTCTCATGAACCGCAGTAGTTTACCTCAATAAACcagtttttgttttagaaCATAAGCGACATCTACAAATCTCTATATGCTTTTATACCGCTAGAAATTTGTTGTAACCGTTGTAACCCTAACCGCAAATTCATGCTACAAGAAGTTgacaaatttgacaaaattatgCTATGAACTCTAGCAGGAAAAGACAATGAATCAAATGTGTGTGAATAATATTTACGCAAATAACAATTGCAACGGTTACGAGTGTTTCGCTTCAATCgataattattcaaatttatgtaaaaatattGCGGTCGGTGAAAATGTAACGTCAAATGAATTTGCGATGATTTTTCCCAACTCTGTTGGCGAATCAAAATGGAGGCTCGTATTTTATCCGAGGGGACAATACGTTGGCGAAAATGTTGGTGACAGCAttggaatttatttgattaTGGTGTCCTGTGAACTGCAATCCAAAACACTGAAAGCTAATGtcgaatttcaattaaaatcgcAAACGGACGCCAGTGGACCTGTAAAGAAAGTGGACACAATATTCAACTTTTCGATTCCTTCTAAACGCTGGATTGGTGAACCCAATTTCGTTCGGAAGAAATGGTTGAATGCGAAGCGTCGTGCTCAATTTTGTAGCGATGATTGTCTGGTCATTAGATGTCTGGTTGAAGAGACGGTGCTTGAAAGTTCTGTAGTAGCAGTGAAATTTCCGCTGGAACAGACAACTACAAATGTAGCTGATGACACCAAAGGCAACGGGAATCAGATTCGGAAGCAAAATGGTGATTCAGAAGATCCATTGGAAAGGAAATGTACCACGGAAGACAAGGCTGTAGACACTAAAAGCAAGATGAGTGAGATTCGTCTGCAAAATGGACATGCCTTTACAGATCGTAAAAATAACAATGATGCTGATTGGACCGTAGTTGGTGGCAAAAAAGGCAAGAACAATCAGTACGTGAATCAGCACAATACAAGATCTAACACCGATTTGTCGGAACCAAAGAGTTCGGTATTATTCATTTGGTCCGGTAATATTTcgttcaacaattttctttttttccaatttcagacCAGATCCAAGGGAAACGGAAAACGAAATCTAAGAAAGGAGGAAGGGGAgcgaaacaaaagaagtaaatttgACAGAATCGTCGATTTTCTTACGTCGTGCCGTGTATGAACTGGGCATGGTTGTTTGAACACATCGTTTACCATTATTTTGTAAGACGTCTCGGTTTCGtttatcatttattttcctgctgaacatcaaaattaattgaattttctcgtTGCAATGAACTTCATATTTTCGACGAGTTGTAGCAGTTCTATTAACATTAAGATTAACATGTGTATCCTGGTGATATTGATGGGTTTTAGTGTCTGTTTCAACAgcatttataaatgaaaaaaataaattttttgctttACAAAAGAGTTGAGCTGTTTGAGAAGCCgaagaaattggaaaattaatttattgaggaAGCGTGTGCAACATTATCAAACATTATCATGCTGTGTAAAAGAGAAGTTCGAATAATCGCAATACGATCTGCTTCCAAATCTGTAATAAGTAAACAATAGCAAAATGTGCAGCAGTTTCGAATTGTTCCTCACCACATGATGATGATACTTCATATTCGTCAAAAGAATTCAATATCAAAATGGCTCCATCTAGATTGCACTCGACGACACGAGAAACgacgactttctgaagaaacggcgagttcCTGGAAAAGAGGTGAGTAGTCAACGATTCTTCTTCACCTTTTCTTCAGGAAGACGTTATTTCCTCTTACCTTTTTAATatttccttctacaaaatgtaaaaaaacgGTGATTTCCTGAAGATTAGGTGAGTTCTTTCAGAACCCAGGCCTCGGTATCGAATTTGTGGCTCGGATGAGTTTTTATCGTTGGAAAGTCGGTGTCCGTTTAATgaacaaaattatcgattcTTCCTTGAATCCCACACAAAAATTATACTCGCTCCCAGCAGTGCTGTCTAAAAGAGGGCTGCTTTACTTACGATCCCTCGTACCTTCATCTCTTTCTCCGGTTGATTTAGAcatcacaaatttttcaattttatcggacctgattttcaacaaaagttCATGGGTCACCTCGCACCAGGAGGGCATTTTCAGCCACGATTATGGACGTTTCGAGCAAGGCGTTCAAGAAGTTGCAACTTTGATTTAAGTAaggaattttttctttgaaaaacgAATTACAATTAAGATAAGGGTCCCAGTGGTTTTTATGCTCAAAACgtaatttctaaatttattgAGACGATTTTCGCCTTTCGAATTTTTCCGCGAAGTATAAAAGAATGTTCTAACAACACTatcttcaaataattttatttttataccttTTCTGCCATCAACTCGCTGGCATCTAATGTCAGTGAtaataaatgtcaaaatgcTTGATATGATGTGTATAATTGTCAATGTTTCAAAATAACAGAACTAAAGACGGAATAGtcaaattgtttgtttaatttatggTAATCCCGATCCCCGATAATCCCGATAATGTCGTCCATACCGGAAGTACCATCCAAACGAAAATCGTATTTCGATGACGAGTCCACGGAtgtaaaacgaaacaaattggAAAGCAACTTTCCAATCCAATCGAATGCACCGTGTGAAGTAATTCAGTCGCCTCCAGCTGGAACAGCTGTGAATAGACGGGAGTTTCGGCGTGTGGGACCATATATTTTGGGCCCAAAACTGGGTCATAGTGCCGTCGAAAGCATTTCACAGTATTTGGCAAAGAAGGAAAATTCTGACGAATTTGTACAAGTCAAGGTAAACTGCAGGAATCTCTGAATGCAGGTGTAGAGACAACTGTGACGGttaattaaatgtaaattttacagATTCTGCATTTATTAAGTGGTGATACTAGTAGTAAAGCAGCTGTGATAAATGAAAGCCAAGCGAAGATGCTCCTTCATACTGAGTTCTCTTTGCTGTCGCTGCTGGAGAACGAAAGTGGAGTAATTAAACACCATGGAATGTTCAGTGTGAGTTTTCAGTTTCGTTGTATATGTTGCGTCACTCCAATGAACACTATCACAACCACTTTAAACAGGATATTGCCTATGAAGAAGAAAACCCAGACAACCCATCAGGTCCACGTTACACAGGAAAGCTTAAAAAACGATTGGTTTTTGTATTGGACTGTGTCACTTCCCATGAATATAAGTATGTTGGGTTTAAGCCAATGAATGAGAGATGAACGTTCTGTACATCTAGTACTTCCTTGTTGAAtataatgacaaaaatatgaatACAAAACATTTCTGATTTCTAGCCCAAAGTCTAGGGCGTTCACAAACCTTCAGCAGTACTTGGCAAAGGAAAAGAAGCTACCAGAAGCAAGTGcattgcaaatattttacgaaatcATATCAGTGGTCGAGAATTTGCATAAGGTACAATGCGTCGAACTTTGCTCGTCATAGTCATTTCTAATAATCCATTGAAAACGTGCCCAGAGGAACATTATACATCGCGATCTGAAGCTGGGAAATATCGTACTGAATAAGACGTCCAACAAGATACTGATAACGAACTTTTGCCTTGGTAAATATTTGCTGAACGAAACTGATATGCTCTATGATCAACGTGGATCGCCAGCTTATATTTCGCCGGATGTACTAAGTGGTCCTCATCTCGGTAAACCGTCCGATATTTGGGCACTGGGAGTTGTTCTCTTTATGATGTTATGTGGCCGATTTCCCTTCTACGAATCGACACCGCCGGCACTTTTTCGTAAAATACGGGCCGCCGATTATGTCATTCCTTCGTAAGTATAATTGCGATTGTACCAGCGAACCATGAACCATTTCACCAACGAAATGATCTATCCTCAGGGAAGCGGATATTTCCACTGCAGCGCAGAGCTTAATTAAGAGTATACTGGTACTGCGTCCCGATCAACGCTTAACCGGTAAGACTGTTATAAAGATTTAAAAGACTAATGTTCATAGCCAATATTTCGATACCAGCTAAACAGGTGCGCGAACGGGTAGGAAATATTATATTTGGACAGCCTCAGGTCCGACAGTTAGATCAATTGGTGCCTACACTTCCTACTGACGAACTTAAGAAGACGAATAATAAGCCTTCGGCTAACAGGGTAAGTTCGTTTATTTTACGGTACTCGGATTACCATAAATGATCAACGCAAACAAATTACAGCGTATCCCATCGGTAAGCGTACGATCCGACCAAGTAGTGCCGCATGTAGCTAATCAACAATCGACGAACCAGGGCTTAACGAAAAACTGTTCAGTGCCTTTAACACCCATATCACAAAGTTTCCTTCGTCCATCAACTCGACTGTCGCTGCAAAACAATCGAATGATTCGTCCAATGACCCAAAATGAAGTTGGACAGGtgcaatttatcattttcaacaattcaGCTAGAAACCGTAACGCCAACGGCACTAATGACTCATCGAATTGGCAAGCAACGATTCGCTTTCAAAATCACAATGGAGGTCCAAACTCCCAAGTAATGACGCAACAAATGCGAAACTTAACGTTGAGAAATCGTCAAGAATTGGGTCGGCGAGCATTGTCTTGGCACGATGTTGTTCGAAATGAATCAAGCAGTACACCACAACCGAACAACAGCACCAGCAACAGCGATGATAGCACCTCTTCACGTCGATCGAATGCGGAACCGGAACGAGATTTATCAACTCAATCGCCGGCACCGTCATCAGCCGGAAGTCAACTCAGTGTGGACACCATCCAACCACTTCTAAATCTGTTCAATCGCATGTTTTGCATGAGCGATGACGAGTCCCAAGCAGCTGCATTAAATTCAAATGACATACAAAACGCTCCGCCGCAGCTAGTTCCAAATGCATCAGCATCATCGAGTCACCTTTCCATTCCGAACACCGAATCGCTTGAAAGAATTTTACAGGCCATCAACAACACGTTCATTCGTAGCCGGTCTCCGCAACCCCGTCAACCATTTATCGAATTCGACGGAACGATAACTGAAGACTTGGCGACCAAAATCTGTACGTGGCTTATCACTAACTATCGTGAACATCGTGTGATTCAACGCGTGTTCAGCGGCAATACCGACGATGCAATTGGTAAAGTTCAAGCATTTTTGACTAGATGCGGCGTGGACACACTGACGATTGACGGTGTGGTTAAAATAAAACGGGACCAGTCGTTTGAGTTACTGTTGGTGGCAGCATATTTGTTACAAGCATCCGGGTATACCCACAACTACTTATTTAGTTAGGATAAACTGTTTACTGTTTATGCAATCAAATTAAGACTTAACTTTgagaataaaaagtttttttaaaagagaATTTATAAAGGAAAACCGATTTTTTATGGGGGATCAATATCGCCGTCGATTTCCGTGGCTGGGTGGGTGCCATAACATGTTTTCTAATGTTTCAAATACTTTTCAAATCCgagttttcagaaaaatcaGGTCTGGTCAGGCTTTATTATTGAGAAACTTGGAGAACTCCTTACTTCGAACGTTGTCGATCGATAAGTCTGGAGTCTCCCTGGCGCAGAATGCTTTCAATCTGAGCGTTCTGTTTGTTTTCGAACATTCTTGGTCGCCTTAACACACCTGAGGCTGAATGAGTTCTTTGTCGTTAGTTACCATTGGACCTATTGCGACCAGCTGGTCAACAGGATGTTCAATGTCTCTTCTCAGTTGTATGACGACATGATCACTAGGTATGCTTTTGCGACTCAATATTAGATCAATGGTACCATCAACCTTTGTTGGCCAATTTGGACTGTCTTCGCTGTGCCTTGGTGATGCTTGATTGATTGCAGAGACAATGATCTGCCTTTggtcttgattttctcgatttcAATGTTTCTACGTATTGTGACTCCTGACTCGCCTTAAGAGTTGATTTGGAGTAGTGAAATTTGTTCGTCTTGTCTTTCAATTCTATCGCTTGAATCAGTTTGATTAAATGTAACTTTAAGCAAAGTTGCAGTTATAAAGCTTTAGTGTAAACGGTTGACGtaataaagtaaataaataaagaagaaCAAGTTCAGGTTCTTACTGGTCAGGTTCGCAAGCAGTCGATATGTTCCGAGCATTAAATGAAAACTGTTTAACAATGTTTagatgaaaaatgtaagttttATTTCAGGACTTTATACATGCACACTGTTTAATATACTTATTATTGTAAggcattttgattttcattaagAAGAATAAACGTTTTTGTCTGTCTGTTATAATTAATGTAAGGTATAGAAACTAcatcttcttctctttttgaCATCGATAATACTTTTGGAAGCATTGAATTGTATTTATAGttacaaacaaattaaaagaTTGCGAACAACATTATTTATAAGGAAAacgaaatgtttgtggtgaacattttcgtttcaaaaattgaattatttattgcttttcatttcatttatataaattggaatcaaaatcgaaacaattgATCTACaggcaactttttttttttaataaatgcacCGCTTATCacgttttaactttttttttgcaaataattaaacaacaaaatggaatacatcagtcacaaaaaaaaagaaatttagacaaaaattgcaaacgcgaatatttgaaaaataatacaGAAAAACCAAATACTTATTAATTGCAGCGCGATACATCGTATAGTAATAATTAATTATAGTGTATGCATTTTAATGAACAACCTTAATTCCTTGTTTCGGTAAATATACCTCGCGTGTGTCTTGCAGTGAGAATTTACCAATCTTTCTTTATTTCAAAGGACCAGTCCCATTTGAGATGTTCGTTTTTGTCATCGTCCGTAAACAATGATGTAACGGAATACGAACCTCGAGCCATCATACCTGTTAAAAGGAAATTATTCGTTAAccaaaattcctaaattccCTGGTTCTGAAGAAAGCACATTTGGagggtgtcggggaatctcgcacacgcgatcatagtatgcgtccttttacgacatgtaacgaaaagtcatgactgtgcgagattcaccacttagaggtgaatctcgcacaccatgaatttgtgtggtgtgcgagattaccctaccccatTTGGAGCGAGAACTGAGCTGATCTTTAAATGCACTATGTCGTTCCAAGAAACAAAATGACGATGTGGAAAGGGACCTTCGGCAAGTGGCTAGTTACTTATGTATTGTAATGTGTTGATTTTAGACAATTTCACGAGCAGTAGCCCGAACCGAGTGAGCGAATGTTCCTAAGATTAATCGTACGAGACAGACACGTAATACAACTTTTCTTGCAAGGGAAAGAAATAATTACAAGAACAATTCCAAAATTCCCTTACTTGCAGCAAACAAGGCATGAAGTAGTCATGCTTCATgtgtcgaaaaccgtacttttcatgtgtAAAGCACCACTTTAGACGCCCTCGGCATGTAacaaatattatgcacctgtgtacaaatgtttattttgacgagttggtgatTGTAATCCTAAGCTGAGAGCGAGGATCATAATCCagatcgtcaaaataaacatttggataTAAATGCATATCAAACTAGCACTCCGAGCTGATACGTAATGCTGGTCTTATCCCAAATTAGACTTATAAAATCGATTACATAACTGGTGATAAAAatgaagtctcgttttcgtgtgtataAAAAAGGATAGCAAATGGATAAAAAGTTGACAAGAAGAATTTTCGTGTGCGTTTTATTGATCCGAGGCTAAGCCGAGGACAATTAACACATGTAAGccaaacttttcatttttatccggATTTTTGTATTGGATTtcacatgcttttgaaacctaaaccaattttcttgttttccctagccGCGTAATGGGTCACTTGCAACCCTGTAGAGAACAAAAGTAGGCAAActtctttaaaaaaagtttccaaTGCCTCTAATCAAGTCGATAAAATACCACTTTTCAACCCTACAATCTCCGGCGCACCTATATGGTCACAATGGTcaactgaaaaatttaaatttttctgtttggaACTGTAGTAACTTACAGTCACGTAATTGAACCCTACGGggaattcataaattattttttgtatgaccCATTAAAAAGTTACTGAAGTTTATTGTTCGAATATCATTAATGTTAGTTGCCACGAGTTACTCtacaaatggaaaatttccGGGAAATAGCCCACCCACATTGATAGTTGTGTTGAGAGCGTTTCATATGCTAATGTTTTACCGTAATTTAGTTAATCGTTTTGATTGTATAGAAATAAGACATTACACATGCACATATATACACAGTCACTCCTAGTTTCCAACTAGAATTAACGGTAATGGCATAAATATAAGCTTCAAGTTATTATTCGCCCACCCACCCACATTGATTTGTATTGAAGCACTGAGCGTAATTTAAtgttaaatggaataaaacaaaaaactttttcgtttaCATTTTCCCGGTGCGgtgacattttcttttcggtcGGACGAAAGAGCACGGCTTTCTCATTAATGTTTAATGAGAATGCATTATCGATTCAGAGAACCGCTAACCACCGtctttttagtttgttgttgatataggggaaaacataaaatatttctgtgtAAGGAACAATCGTCGTTACAATCAGTATATGTATGGGGAAGGAATCGTAAGATCCGGCCATACCACTCCAAATAATTCGTTTCACAACTTCACATGAGCACAGCATTACGATATGCACAACACGTACGTAGTGAAGTGTATGATAACGTCGATATCGCATGTGAATAGCATGAAATGGAATACGATTGTTCGATGTTTTAATTCCACGGATGTAGCAACGAAGTAATTTGTCGGCGACCATATCAaccaattcatttaaaatcaattattttctgtatcATACCACGGTTGTACAGCTGAATGTAAAACCCAGTCAGCACAACTAAACTTGTTCGATGTGACGTTCTTCTCAATATATCTAAATCTATATGTTACAAGCTGGAATCAACAGACCTAGGTTGTTGTGGCCGAAACAGGGTCACTGTCCGGATGTATTGGCTTCTAAGGAAGCAAAACAGGGCTATGAGCTATTTAATGTTTGTTCTGTGAAGCTGTGCACATCTGGATGTGGCAAGATATCTTTCCCGACTGTTGGCAGTCAAATTTTACCTCCACAGCTCATAATCGAAAAAGCGTGAGAAACGTCCTGCT
This genomic window contains:
- the LOC119074208 gene encoding uncharacterized protein LOC119074208 isoform X2; its protein translation is MNQMCVNNIYANNNCNGYECFASIDNYSNLCKNIAVGENVTSNEFAMIFPNSVGESKWRLVFYPRGQYVGENVGDSIGIYLIMVSCELQSKTLKANVEFQLKSQTDASGPVKKVDTIFNFSIPSKRWIGEPNFVRKKWLNAKRRAQFCSDDCLVIRCLVEETVLESSVVAVKFPLEQTTTNVADDTKGNGNQIRKQNGDSEDPLERKCTTEDKAVDTKSKMSEIRLQNGHAFTDRKNNNDADWTVVGGKKGKNNQYVNQHNTRSNTDLSEPKNQIQGKRKTKSKKGGRGAKQKK
- the LOC119074209 gene encoding 5'-AMP-activated serine/threonine-protein kinase catalytic subunit alpha-like; translated protein: MSSIPEVPSKRKSYFDDESTDVKRNKLESNFPIQSNAPCEVIQSPPAGTAVNRREFRRVGPYILGPKLGHSAVESISQYLAKKENSDEFVQVKILHLLSGDTSSKAAVINESQAKMLLHTEFSLLSLLENESGVIKHHGMFSDIAYEEENPDNPSGPRYTGKLKKRLVFVLDCVTSHEYNPKSRAFTNLQQYLAKEKKLPEASALQIFYEIISVVENLHKRNIIHRDLKLGNIVLNKTSNKILITNFCLGKYLLNETDMLYDQRGSPAYISPDVLSGPHLGKPSDIWALGVVLFMMLCGRFPFYESTPPALFRKIRAADYVIPSEADISTAAQSLIKSILVLRPDQRLTAKQVRERVGNIIFGQPQVRQLDQLVPTLPTDELKKTNNKPSANRRIPSVSVRSDQVVPHVANQQSTNQGLTKNCSVPLTPISQSFLRPSTRLSLQNNRMIRPMTQNEVGQVQFIIFNNSARNRNANGTNDSSNWQATIRFQNHNGGPNSQVMTQQMRNLTLRNRQELGRRALSWHDVVRNESSSTPQPNNSTSNSDDSTSSRRSNAEPERDLSTQSPAPSSAGSQLSVDTIQPLLNLFNRMFCMSDDESQAAALNSNDIQNAPPQLVPNASASSSHLSIPNTESLERILQAINNTFIRSRSPQPRQPFIEFDGTITEDLATKICTWLITNYREHRVIQRVFSGNTDDAIGKVQAFLTRCGVDTLTIDGVVKIKRDQSFELLLVAAYLLQASGYTHNYLFS
- the LOC119074208 gene encoding uncharacterized protein LOC119074208 isoform X1; translation: MNQMCVNNIYANNNCNGYECFASIDNYSNLCKNIAVGENVTSNEFAMIFPNSVGESKWRLVFYPRGQYVGENVGDSIGIYLIMVSCELQSKTLKANVEFQLKSQTDASGPVKKVDTIFNFSIPSKRWIGEPNFVRKKWLNAKRRAQFCSDDCLVIRCLVEETVLESSVVAVKFPLEQTTTNVADDTKGNGNQIRKQNGDSEDPLERKCTTEDKAVDTKSKMSEIRLQNGHAFTDRKNNNDADWTVVGGKKGKNNQYVNQHNTRSNTDLSEPKSSTRSKGNGKRNLRKEEGERNKRSKFDRIVDFLTSCRV